A single region of the Leptolyngbya subtilissima AS-A7 genome encodes:
- a CDS encoding DUF2267 domain-containing protein, protein MVDKTTEREIQGLDPTETEDSRLAIADKDRSFLEYVMVEGGFAEPYDARDFTEVVFRVMRDLMTTEAADRVANELHEEAMPTDEKALQMEVTDLWKDSNPLVGFLSRVRPPWQGPGIFKIDSDRFFFRVANEGGLRRDPTNKDAERKKAVKAVFTATKRELSEERIQEIATWLPENGVRELWEQA, encoded by the coding sequence ATGGTAGATAAAACTACAGAGAGAGAAATTCAAGGGCTTGACCCGACCGAAACAGAAGATTCTAGGTTGGCGATCGCCGATAAAGATCGGTCTTTTTTAGAGTATGTGATGGTTGAAGGGGGCTTCGCTGAGCCCTACGATGCCAGAGACTTTACTGAAGTTGTTTTTCGCGTCATGCGCGACTTGATGACTACCGAAGCAGCCGATCGGGTTGCTAACGAACTGCATGAAGAAGCCATGCCAACCGACGAAAAAGCCCTGCAAATGGAGGTAACTGACCTGTGGAAAGACAGCAACCCTCTCGTTGGATTTTTGAGCCGGGTGCGTCCGCCTTGGCAGGGGCCGGGAATTTTCAAAATTGACTCCGATCGCTTCTTCTTCCGGGTAGCGAATGAGGGTGGTTTACGACGCGACCCCACCAACAAAGACGCCGAGCGTAAGAAGGCTGTAAAAGCCGTTTTCACCGCCACTAAGAGAGAGCTATCCGAAGAGCGCATTCAGGAAATTGCCACCTGGCTACCTGAAAATGGCGTTAGAGAACTCTGGGAACAAGCATAA